Below is a genomic region from Phragmites australis chromosome 20, lpPhrAust1.1, whole genome shotgun sequence.
GTGAAGTTTTATTTATAATCAATCGTGTTTTGAGAGAACAAGATCCACAACCCAGAATAACATAAGCTGATACAAAATCGGATGCCTGCGGCTCCACTTCTCCATCCTCACTGACCAAGATTCCCATCTCACCAAGTTCACACGAAGTGATCGAAAAATAATCACCGCACCTGCATGAGTACAACAGCTCCACAGTATCAGCAGTGCTCTCAACGGTCATATCCCCCACTTCGATTTCAGATGCAATGATCTCAATATTCTGTCTGGATGATTGCAGCTGCTTATCGTAGTCAGCTCTTGATTCAGGCTGGCGCAGGATTTCCCATGCTTTCTGCACGCTCAAAAATTCCTGCTGCTCATTGGAAGGCGCAGATGACTCAATGGATGTCTGTGCTTTGTCGGGATGTGTATTTAGAGCAGCAGACTTGTATGCTGCACGGATTTCGTCATATGTAGCGTCTTCACTGACAGACAGAACTTCATATAAGGTTTCCTGGATGCAGATATTGCTGCCTAGAACCATGGTGAAAGCTGGACCACTGCATCCAGTAAGATACAGTAAGTACTCCATGAAACAAGTCCTTGTACGCCATTTACGTCTAATGTCTAAGCACTTCTTCAAAACAACAAAACTGTGAGTCAAAGCAGAATAGTAAAGAAAACTTTAATGTTTCCCcaattttttgaaatataagAAACAACTTTTCCACCAAGCGAAGGGCCAAAGACTTCAGTTTAAGCATAATTGACCCTGGAAACTCCCCCATTCTTAAACCTGTGATTCTGAAATTATGCTTAAACTGAAGTCATACCACAGCTTGGCAGGGATCCGGATTCTCAAATTTGTGATTCTGATCCTGTTTCTCCATGGAAATGTTTCTCTGCCGAATCAGAATCACTTGTAAAATCGTTTGGATTTCTGGCTGAATTCTGTTACTTGAAAGAGAGGATGATGGTTGAATTGACCAATGTACACCTATCTGTATGTGCTGAATTTTTGTGCAATAATAACATCCATTAATCAGGTTCcaatgtataagaattttgaAACATCATCCAAGTGTTCGTATATCCAAAATACGAGTGCTAACAAAATACATGTTTCCCAAATGGCACTCCAATATGACACGAGTGCCCTTTGTGTATTTCAGCAATGTCTCTTTCGTGTTGTCCTAACCTaaacctgtttgtttcagcaATTTATTCGAGCAAGTATATTCCTCCCTTTAACTTAAGCCCATTTGTTCTTAAATTAACTTTTATGGTACACTAGGCCTGTCCTCTCTTGAATTTTTGCAATCATATTTTGGTAGCCTGCTTTGATCAAACGGGTATTTGAACGATTTCCAATCTTCACTTATTCAGCAAATAACTCACAAACAATCTTAGTATTCTCATCGTACCAATCGGCCATCTGCATTTTTGCATTTCGCAGTATAGGCACAATAATATTCATGTTAACAAAATACACCGCTGGAACTAGCATAACGAAATAATAGATTGGTGCACAAATCATACCACCGTACACATACATTACGTAAAAAAAAGGGTTGGCAGTACACATTCATTAGGCAAATAGATGGACATACACATGCCGGCCAAATCAACTACAAATCATTAACTCAATTCACCATCCACATCTCAGAGGAGCACAAGAACAAATAGAGGCCGACAGGACCTTACCTTTGCTCGGCGTCGATGCAGACGAACCGCGGCCTCCCTAGATGAATGGCGGCTGGGGACGAGCGAAGCCgcttggggaaggagagaggTCCCGGGATCCAGTGGCAGAGCGGGTCGAGGGCCACCCGAGGGCCGGCGGGCGACGGTGGATAGCGACGAAAACCCTAGGGCGGCGTCGCTTCACTAGCGACTGGAGcggggaggaagaggagcgcTGGCCACCTGCCTGGCGCCTGGGCCGGGCTATGCGCTGGGGGGTGGGGATTTTTCACTGATGGCAAAGCCACGTAATTACTTGTGAAAGGTAGGGGAGGTTGGAAAGGGTGTTTGCGTTTGTGGTGAGAAACCAGCAACAAAGTACAAACCGAGCAACATGGGAGAGGTGCTACACTATCATGCTACAGTATCGGATTTACTGTAGCGTCAAAATCTTGTCTACTATGCGGCATCGAATGGCTGACCTGAATTAAAGTCACTGTGACTTCAATAGTGCACGATTGGGCAAGAATTGGCCGTTTCTGGCTACATTGCAGATAATTCTTAGATCTTATAAAGAGGGAGTGACATCAATTTCGCTTAAAAACAATGAACAGTCCAAAATTGGCTCTTGAACGGCTGAACATGGCTTTATGGAGCCTCGGACAGTTTGACTGTCAATAGATCATATTAACTGACGTGCAATTTTCCGATTTTGTTCTAAAATCATCAAATGACTAGTACGAAAATTACTTGTACTAGGAGAGATCGGTATTTCGATATTTCAGAAATCAAATATGCTAAGATCAAGAGAAAACCTACAGTAGGAAACGAGGATTGAGTTAAAATTATACCCCCATCACACAGGGATATATGTGTAACAAATTAGACGGAATTGAAGCATACATCCTAGCGACAAGAATTTGTAATTGATTGGTCGCATCAAAGAAATTGTTCTACAAAATAAAATTCTCTCAGCGTAATCAATCCAAGCAAGTTAGGGATTCCTTACCAGCAAAAGAAGAGATCAATCAAGTTCAAATGGATCTTCAATCCACGCCAATGCgatagaggagagg
It encodes:
- the LOC133901828 gene encoding uncharacterized protein LOC133901828: MVLGSNICIQETLYEVLSVSEDATYDEIRAAYKSAALNTHPDKAQTSIESSAPSNEQQEFLSVQKAWEILRQPESRADYDKQLQSSRQNIEIIASEIEVGDMTVESTADTVELLYSCRCGDYFSITSCELGEMGILVSEDGEVEPQASDFVSAYVILGCGSCSLKTRLIINKTSRYISSSSCMLYSKEYASDCP